ttgtgCCGCATATGGAGACACCTACCTTTAatctgaggcaggctgatctctgagtttgaagctaggcTGTCCTACATAATGAGTTatagaccagccagagctacagagtgagaccctgtctcaaaaacaaataccCCAAAACATTGGTGTGCAGTATATGCGTGAGCACTGACACATGCATGTCAAGGCATGCATGGGGAGTCAGAGTAACTCAGAGTCAGCTTTCTCTTGTCGTCTTGGGGGACTGAGGCTCTAACTACGATCAGGACAGAGTGCAAGCAGCTATACCTGCTAAGCTGTTTCCATGGTCCCCACATTTTATAGTAAGTAAAATCCagggggctcagcagttaacactGTCTGCTCGTCCCGaggctccaggttcagtttccagcacctaaatgggagctcacagctgtctgtgactccagttccagggcatccaacatgactgcttctggcttctgcaggcagcaggcaaacGCAcgcacagacatacctgcagacagaacaccgtACACCACAAGATGAAACAACACTGGCCGGCAGCTCAGTGCTAGGAagtgggtttggtcctcagcagaGCAGGAGACTGCGTGCTTTATAGTTGTCTTTTCTGCTTTCGGTTAGTTGACGACGTTTCTTTTCCCATGTTTCTGTCACCGTGGCAGGTATTTGTGGACACCGTGGGAATGCCAGAGACATACCAGGCTCGACTGCAACAGCGCTTTCCAGGGATAGAGGTGACAGTCAAGGCCAAAGCAGACTCCCTGTTCCCTGTGGTCAGTGCTGCCAGCATCTTTGCCAAGGTTAGCATCCTGCTGGCCAAGGCCCATTCCCTGCATCTCCCCTGTGTAGGGACAGACAAGACTCCCATGAGGAAGGAGACACTAAACTACTTCCTGTCTTGCCTGCAGGTGGCTCGAGACCAGGCTGTGAAGAACTGGCAGTTTGTGGAGAGTTTGCAGGATCTGGACTCTGACTATGGCTCAGGCTATCCCAATGGTGAGCTGAGGGtctttttttcattaagttttaaaaacaattttataatactctagaggcagaggcagaggcaggaggatctttgagtttgaggtcagcctggtcttcatagtaaGCTTCAcaacagctagggctatataaagaccctgtctcaaaaggcaaaacaatATTCTATATGTATGGGTGGTTTGccagcatgtatatctgtgtgccatgtgcatgtctCATGCCTGCaaaacacatggtacacatatgtaaaacaaaaggaaatattttcaaaaatcaaaatgaggtctggagagatggttcagtagctaAGAGTActtggctgctcttgctgaggaccagaattcagttcccagcacccacattgggcagctcataactgtaacttcagctctagggaAGCCAATGGCCTCCAAGAGCACATGCATTCATAACACAGAGACAttaagcctggcggtggtggcgcatgtctttaatatcagcactcaggaagcagagacaggctgatctctgggtttgaggccaccccggtctatagagtgagttccacaacagccaggactacaaagagaaaccctgtctgcaaaaccaaaaataaataaatatttaaaatccgGAAGGTTttttagaaaaaaggaaaataaaattgggtggtggtgcacacctttgattccagcactcaggacacagaggcaggtggatctctgtgagtttgcagtcagcctggactacatagagaaaccctgtcttgaagaaccaaagcaagcaaacaaaagcaaatggaaGGAGTTGGACCACGGATTCATTTCATACTCTTTTCATTATGACACTGCAGTCTCCTCCATTCTGGACAGGAATACCTGCACACCTGCTCCCCAAACACGAGCACAGACATGGGCTGCTGCGAGGACTCAGTGACTTGAGGCTGGTTTATACCTCAGTGGCAGACACGAGCACAGACAGGGCCGCTGTGAGGTCTCAGTGACTTGAGGCTGGTTTATACCTCAGTGGCAGAATATGTGCTCGTGGTGGACAAGGCCTGGAGTTCCACGCCacaacaaaattctttttttttttttaatttattatgtatacaacattccttccatgtctgcctgcatgacagaagaggacaccagatctcataatagatggctatgagccaccatatggttgctgggaattgaactcaggacctctggaagaacagtcagtgctcttaacctctgagccatctctccagccccacaacaaaattcttaagaaagaaaaggttaagCTAGACACAGTAGTACTTTCTTATCCTTGAAACAggagcagaaggatcacaagtttgggGCTAACCTGGGCAGCGTAGCAACACCTTGTTGATGACTGTCATCCTTGTGTTTCAGGGAGTTGTCTCAGAAATACTCCCAGAGCTTCTGAAGCGCTGAGGAGACATAGAGTGGGGGTGGAGACAGACCACACCTGCCTATGCAAAGGACGTGGGACAGAAAGGAACTTAAGATAGAGggggtggactggagagatggctcagaggttaagagcattgcctgctcttccaaaggtcctgagttcaattcccagcaaccacatggtggctcacaaccatctgtaatggggtctggtgccctcttctggcctgcaggcatacacacagacagaatattgtatacataataaataagtaaatatttaaaaaaaagaagatagaggGGGTGTCTTGGTACTCAAAAAGGCCaaagcattctggaggcagagtgaaattctgtcttaacaacaacaaagtaaagAAGCTGAGGATGAAGGTGGCACGTGACTGCCACCTGCCACTCAGGTGCAATCACCATTACTTCTTTCTCCCTAGATCCCAAGACGAAAGCCTGGTTGAGGAAACACGTGGACCCCGTGTTTGGCTTCCCCCAGTTTGTCCGGTTCAGCTGGAGCACAGCACAGGCCATcctggaaaaggaggcagaaagtgtCACATGGTTCGTGTCCTGAGCGTGCTGAgggggcagaagagggagggaggtcgTGTTTGTCCACTCAGCACCTTTTCCCCACAGGGAGGACGCGGCCGCTGAGGAAGATCCTGAGCGACCAGGAAGGATCACATCCTACTTCAGCCAGGGACCTCAGACCTGCCGCCCGCAGCTCCCCCACAGATACTTCCAGGAGCGAGGCCTGGAGGCAGCCAGCAGCCTCTAGGAGTAAATGTGTATACCTACCCCTAGGAATGAAAGCTGTTCACAGAGAGTAAACGCTGTGCTTTGTGGCTGAGGTCTGGCAGGAGTATGCCCGTGGCTGGCAGCTGACTCTTGAAACAGAGTAGGTGTTTCTAGATTGGTACagtttgataattttttaaaaaagcaaagtgtCACTGTTTAGCCCTAATTTGcaggaactcacaatgtagaccaggctggccttgagctcactgagacctacctgcctctgcctcccaagtgttgggattaaaggtgtgctccaccacccaGCAATGAGGCTGTCTTTAAACTCAGCAGCGactcatctgcttctgcctctggagtaaaggtgtgtgctaccatgcttggccccattttaaatttttgtcttgcttttcaagacaggatttctctaggtagcccaggctgtcctggaactcaatttgtaaaccaggctggccttaaactcacagaaatctacctttCTATTTTCTCCTGAATGATGGAAATAAAGGTGTTGCTAGGCATTGgcgacgcacgcctttaatcccagcactcgggagacagaggcaggtgaatctctgtgagttcgaggccagcctggtctacagagcgagatccaggacagccagatctctccgggaggtggggagggaagatatacatatctctgtgtgtgtgtgtgtgtgtgtgtgtgtgtgtgtgtgtgtgtgtgttgcatgtggaTATGTCTCTGCACCACATCCATGCAATACTCaatgaagtcagaagagggcaccaaatcacctgcagctggagttagagatgattttgagccaccttgtgggtattgggaatcaggtcctctgcaggagtcaGTGCTGTTACTGGCAGGGGTGTCTCTTGAGTCCTCTTCTCTATTACCTTTCATGCTgttgtagtggtgcacacctttaatcccagcatttgggagtcagaggcaggcacacCCCCGAGTAAGTCCAGGTCAGGcaaggctacatgagaccctgactcgaAGCCAGAaatagtttgtttatttgggggaaaGGAACATTAGTGCCACcacaaatgtggaggtcagaggacaccgtgcaagaattggttcttttttgttgttgttgctttgttttgttttttgttttgagacagggtttctccttagctttggagcctgtcctggaactagctcttgtagaccaggctggtatcgaactcacagaattccgcttgcctctgcctcccgagtgctgggattagtgctgggattaaaggcgtgtgccaccacctgccgccttccccccccccccccccccacaagaatTGGTTCTTTTACTAccgtgtgagttctggggatagaGCATGGGTCATCAGTTGGCCTGCTGGGCCATTTTCCTgacctctctttcctttcctcttccccccatcttcctcctcccctaTGAGATTATCATTTTTTCGCAGTTCTTCCTAACTACTTCTCCAAGCAGCAGCCACGTCATATAACATGGTCTAGGCAGtaactttattctttaaaagagaGCAAAATAAGTGAGCGGTGAGCCATCTCTAGGATAATGGGTAGAAAAAGTCTGTCTAGGCAACCCCGGGGCACGgtttgggagggagaggagagggatgtGACTCTAGGTGGCTCCTACTCAGGGCTGTCACCGCTGCCACTACCGCTGCCACTGCCTGCAGCATTCAAGATCCAGGTGCGAGAGCGGCGGGCCcttggagaggaggtggagatgTTGAGACAGTGGTGTGAGCCAGGAGCTGCCACCCGTAGTATGTGGCCCAGAACTGTGCGACACAGGTCTTCAGCATTGGCAAAGGTCTAGGAGAAAGGGTGAGGTCAGGGTTAAGGAGGGTGGAACCTGCGTTGCTGGGACAGGTCTTCTGGCCCAGGGTGTGATCTGGGCAATAGTGTTCCTTTGAGGGGCTGGTCAGTCTCTGGCAGGGCCAGAGCCAGGGGAGGGGTAACAGGTTTCTTGGGCCTGCTGAGAACCCAGAGCAGACAGTAACATGGAGGGAGAATCTGGAGTCAGTGGACTCCTGGGCACTATGCGCACGCCCCACTCGGAGGCTGGGACGGTGGAAGAGTGGAGCGTGAGCCTATGGTCTAGGTAGGTAAGGTGGGCAAGTGAGGGCTAAGCACTTTAGACTAGAGATGGTTCCTCCAGTAAGAGAattagctgctcttgcagagatcccAGGTTAGATTTCCAGTGCCCGCATGGTAGTTTAGAACCATGATTCCAATTCTAGGGACTCCACACTGTAAGGACTTCCACCAGACACATAGGTAGTacgcatgcaggcaggcaaaacactcatacacagaataAAACTAAGTCTTTAAGATTATCAGGCTGTGCTAACCCACACTTTTAAAGGGATTGAGAGTACTGggaagacaggcaggtggatcttgtcagcctggtctaagtagtgagttccaggatagcaagaGCTTTGTAGAaagtccctatctcaaaaaagtacC
This is a stretch of genomic DNA from Arvicola amphibius chromosome 15, mArvAmp1.2, whole genome shotgun sequence. It encodes these proteins:
- the Rnaseh2a gene encoding ribonuclease H2 subunit A isoform X1, which translates into the protein MDLSELERDNTGRCRLSSPVPAVCLKEPCVLGVDEAGRGPVLGPMVYAICYCPLSRLTDLEGLKVADSKTLTENERERLFAKMEEDGDFVGWALDILSPNLISTSMLGRVKYNLNSLSHDTAAGLIQYALDQGVNVTQVFVDTVGMPETYQARLQQRFPGIEVTVKAKADSLFPVVSAASIFAKVARDQAVKNWQFVESLQDLDSDYGSGYPNDPKTKAWLRKHVDPVFGFPQFVRFSWSTAQAILEKEAESVTWEDAAAEEDPERPGRITSYFSQGPQTCRPQLPHRYFQERGLEAASSL
- the Rnaseh2a gene encoding ribonuclease H2 subunit A isoform X2 — encoded protein: MVYAICYCPLSRLTDLEGLKVADSKTLTENERERLFAKMEEDGDFVGWALDILSPNLISTSMLGRVKYNLNSLSHDTAAGLIQYALDQGVNVTQVFVDTVGMPETYQARLQQRFPGIEVTVKAKADSLFPVVSAASIFAKVARDQAVKNWQFVESLQDLDSDYGSGYPNDPKTKAWLRKHVDPVFGFPQFVRFSWSTAQAILEKEAESVTWEDAAAEEDPERPGRITSYFSQGPQTCRPQLPHRYFQERGLEAASSL